The sequence AGGCGCGCACCAGCTCGGCGCAGCTCGCCGGTGTCTCCTCCGGTCCCTTGAGGATGACGGCGCAGCCCGCGGCCAGCGCGGCCGATACCTTGCGCACCGCCTGGTTGATCGGGAAGTTCCATGGCGTGAAGGCGGCGACGACGCCGACCGGCTCGCGGTGGACGATCTGCTGCACGCCGGCGGCACGGGCCGGGATCAGCCGGCCGTACTGGCGCCGGCCTTCCTCGGCGAACCAGTCGATGATGTCGGCGGAGGCCAGCGTCTCCATGCGGGCTTCCGGCAGCGGCTTGCCCTGCTCCATGGTCATGAGGACGGCGATCGTCTCATGGCGCTCGCGCAGGATCTCGGCGGCCTTGCGCATGATCTTGTAGCGCTCGTGCGGCGGGGTGTGGCGCCACACGGCGAAGCCCTTCTCGGCGGCAGCCAGCGCCGCGTCGAGATCGGCGCGGCTGGCATGGGCGAGCGTGCCGAGTTCCTCTTCCGTCGCCGGGTTGATGACCTTCTGGCTGGCCGGCGCGCCGCCATGGCCGCTGCCCCCGCGCCACTGGCCGTCGATGAAGAGCAGGACGTCGGGATAGGACACGGAATGCTGCATGGCCGAACCTTTCGGGATAGGGTGCTGGGGCATACCTAATCGTCCCGACGTCGGACGGAAAGGGGCAGACCCGGCCTGACGCAGGGGAATTGGATCCAATTTTCGCAGGCGCGGAGCCGACGTCCCTCAGGCGCCGGGCGCGTGGAGGCCCGATGGTTCTGGACGGCGTCGATCTCGACAACCTGCTGCGCCTGCTGGCCGCGACCCTGATCGGCATGGCGGTCGGCACGGATCGCGACCTGAAGGGCAAACCAGGGGGCATGCGCACGCTCGGGCCGGTGTGCATGGGCGCGACGCTGGTGTCGCTCACCGCGCTGCAGGTCGGCGAACTGAACCAGCATCCGGACGCGACCAGCCGTGTCGTGCAGGGCGTCCTGCAGGGCGTGCTCACCGGCGTCGGCTTCATCGGCGCGGGCGTCGTCCTGCGCAGCGAGGCGGACGGTCACGAGGCCCATCGCCTCACCACGGCGGCCACCGTGTGGGCGACGGCGGTGCTCGGCATTGCCTGCGCGCTGGCGAGCTGGAACCTGATCCTGCTCGGACTGGTCTTTACCGTCGTGCTGCTGGTGGTCGCCAATCCGCTCGAGCGGATCGTCGAGCGGCTGGCCGCCCGTCGGGCCGCCTCACGGAACGAGGAGGCCGGCCCCGATGCCGACCGCTGACGGTTCTTCCGAGGAGACCGCCCCGTCGGCACAGGGCCGCCCGGGCCGGTCGCGCACGCCGTGGCCGCATGGGCGCCGGCGCAACTGGCGCGCGGCGCTCATGCTCGCGGCGGCGGCCGTGCTGATGGCGGCCGGCCTGTCGATCTGGTCGTCGCTGGAGCCCTGAGGCGGGGCCTCCAGCGTCAGCGCGAATCCTTCAGGATCTCGCGCTTGCCGGCATGGTTGGCCGGGCCGACGATGCTCTCATTCTCCATCCGCTCCATGATCGAGGCGGCGCGGTTGTAGCCGATCTGCAGCCGGCGCTGGATGTAGGAGGTCGACGCCTTGCGGTCGCGCAGGACCACGGAAACCGCCTGATCGTAGAGATCGCCGGCATCCTCCGCGCCCATGGCGGACTTGTCGAACACGGCGCCGTCCTCGGCGGCCGGCTCCTCCTCGTCCTCGGCGGTCACCTCGTCGAGATATTCCGGGCGCGCCTGCGCCTTCAGATGCTCGACGACGCGCTCGACCTCGCGGTCGGAGACGAAGGGTCCGTGCACGCGCGAGATGCGCCCGCCACCGGCCATGTAGAGCATGTCGCCCTGGCCGAGCAGCTGCTCGGCGCCCATCTCGCCGAGGATGGTGCGCGAATCGATCTTGCTCGTGACCTGAAAAGAGATACGGGTCGGGAAGTTGGCCTTGATGGTGCCGGTGATGACGTCGACGCTCGGGCGCTGCGTCGCCATGATCAGGTGGATGCCGGCGGCGCGGGCCATCTGGGCGAGGCGCTGGATGGCGCCCTCGATGTCCTTGCCGGCCACCATCATCAGGTCGGCCATCTCGTCCACGACGATGACGATGTAGGGCAGGGGAGCGAGATCCATGATCTCCTCCTCCTCCAGCAATTCGCCGGTCTCCTTGTCGAAGCCCTTCTGCACCGTGCGGGTGATGATCTCGCCCTTGGCGGCGGCCTCCGCCACACGCGCATTGAAGCCGTCGATGTTGCGCACGCCGAGGCGGCTCATCTTGCGGTAGCGGTCTTCCATCTCCCGCACCGCCCATTTCAGGGCGACGATGGCCTTCTTCGGATCGGTGACGACCGGGGTCAGCAAATGCGGGATGCCCTCATAGACGGAGAGTTCCAGCATCTTCGGGTCGATCATGATCAGCCGGCAGTTTTCCGGCTTGTGCCGGTAGAGCAGGCTCAGGATCATGGTGTTGATGGCGACGGACTTGCCAGAGCCGGTGGTGCCGGCGACCAGCAGGTGCGGCATGCGGGCGAGGTCGACGATGACAGCTTCGCCGCCGATGGTCTTGCCGAGCCCGATGCCCAGCTTGGCCTTGGCGGCCTCGAATTCGTGGCTGGCCAGCATCTCGCGCAGCCACACCGTCTCGCGGCGCTGGTTGGGCAGCTCGATGCCGATGACATTGCGCCCTTCCACCACGGCGACGCGGGCGGAGATGGCGCTCATCGAACGGGCGATGTCGGCGGACAGGCCTATGACGCGGCTGGACTTGATGCCGGGCGCTGGCTCAAGCTCGTAGAGCGTGACGACGGGGCCGGGATTGGCGTCGATGATCTCGCCGCGCACGCCGAAATCGTGCAGCACTTGCTGGAGCTTCACCGAGTTGCGGTCGAGGAATTCCTCGGAAAGCTCGTAATCCGGCTCGTTCTGCGGTGGCTCGGTGAGAAGGTCGAGCGGCGGCAGCTCGTATTCGTCGGTCTCTGCGCGCACAGGACGCGGCGGGGCGACGGGACGTGCGGCGGCGGGCGCGGGCCGGGGCGTAGAGACCGGCGCGGCAGCTACGGGAGCGGCGGTCACCGGAGCCGCGACGACGGGGGCGGGCACCACCGGCGCGGGCGCGGCCACGGGCTGGGGCGCCGGCGCGACAGAGACCGGAACCAGACCAAAGACCGGCCAGGAGAACGACACGTCGAGCGGCGTCGCCGCGTAGCCCTCGAAGCCGCCGAGGGTGACGGGTCGCGGGGCCGATGCCGGGGTGATGTTGTCGGACGCAGCGGCAATGAGCGTGCCTGCGCCGGGCAGCTCGTCCACCAAAGGCCCGCCCGCGAAGGGCTCGTCCTCGAAAACGTCGTCCTCGAAGGCTTCCGCCTCGAGAATCTCTTCCTCGAAGAACTCCTCCTCGAAGGCTTCATACGCCTCGATTTCCTCGCCTTCGTCATCGGCGGCGAGGACGTGCGGATACGCTTCCTCGCCTTCGCCGTCATCCTCGAAGGCGTCATCGAGGAAGCGGGGCGTCCGCATGGCGTCGTTGGCGGCGACGAGCGTGTCGTCGAGCGACCAGCCCGGCAGGCCGGAGAAGGCGCGGGCCGGGGCAGCGGTTGCGGGCTCGGGCGGCAGGGGCGCGCGCGCCTCGACGAGGGCGGGCTCCGGCGACGGTGCCGTGGGAGCGGCCTCCGGCGCCTCGGCGGGTGTCGGCTGCGCCGCCAGCGCGCGGCGGGCATGGGCGGCGATCAGCGCCTTGGGCACGGCGCCCAGCGGCGGCTTGCGCGGCGGCACGCGCAGCACCGGGGTCTGCGAGGGGCGCGGCGGCGCGGCTGGCTCGGTGGCGGCGGTCGCGGGTGCTTGGGGCTCGGCCGGCACAGGGGCGGGCGCGGCGGCCGGCGGCTGGCGCAGCAGATAGTCCGGCGTGCGGGTGAAGCGGGTGTTGGGCGGCATGGTGAAGGGCTGAAGCCAGCTCGGCACCACCTCACGCGTCGTCGTCGCGGCGGCGGACTTGGCGGCCTTCGCCGAATGCCCCTTCGGCGCCTGCGGCGCGTGCGTCACCTGCGGATTGGCCCGCGAGAAGGGACGGGTTGGGCGCGGGGTGCCACCCGTCGTCTCGGAAGCCTTGTCCGCACTGGGATCGGAGGGACGCGCCGGGTTACGCATGGACGCCAGAACCTTTACCGCTTGGCCTTGCGCCGGGTGCGCTGAAGGCGCCGCCTCGGCCATGCTCCATGGTTAGGAGCACAGCGTTAACGAACGGTATGGAGCGGCGTGAATTCCCCGGCCTGTGGACGGCGGGACGCAGGCCGCGCCCCGCCGTGACCTCAGACCGGAAGGCCGAGCGTGGCGCGGATTTCGGGCGCCAGAAGGTCGTGCGTCTCGGGATGCTTCATCACGTAGCGCCCGAACACCGAGCAGCGCGGGATGACCGACAGCCCGTTCTTGCGCGCGCTCGCGAGGCCAGCTTCCACGAGCCGCGTCGCGATACCGCGCCCGCCGAGCTCGGCCGGCACCTCGGTGTGGGTGAAGATGATGTGGTCGGGCGCCAGCACATATTGCGCGAAGGCGACATGCCCGTCCTGCTCGATCTCGAAACGGTCGGCGGCGCGGTTGTCGCGCACCGGGATTTCACCGTTGATGCTCATTCTCTGCTCCTTGGGGACGCCGCTGGCCGGCGCCGGTTATGGCTCGGCCGCGTCGCCGGCCGATGGGATATTGTCGACCAAAACAGGCCGCGAGTCGCCCCCTTGCCGCTGGGCGGTCAGGGACATTGCGAGCGACGCGAGCGACATGGCGCGGACAGGTTTCGGTCGCCCGCCTGCGGGGGATATGGGATAGCGGGGCGAAACAGAAAGGCTTCGCCCCCATGAACCACGTCCGACGTCCCGCTTCGCCCGACCTGCTCGCCGCGCTGGAAGGCCGCCGCTCGGTGTCGGCGGCCGCGCTCGCCGCGCCCGGGCCGGATGCGGACGAGACATCGCGGCTGCTCGCCATCGCCGCCCGCGTGCCGGACCACGCCATGCTGGTGCCGTG comes from Ancylobacter sp. TS-1 and encodes:
- a CDS encoding MgtC/SapB family protein gives rise to the protein MVLDGVDLDNLLRLLAATLIGMAVGTDRDLKGKPGGMRTLGPVCMGATLVSLTALQVGELNQHPDATSRVVQGVLQGVLTGVGFIGAGVVLRSEADGHEAHRLTTAATVWATAVLGIACALASWNLILLGLVFTVVLLVVANPLERIVERLAARRAASRNEEAGPDADR
- a CDS encoding DNA translocase FtsK codes for the protein MRNPARPSDPSADKASETTGGTPRPTRPFSRANPQVTHAPQAPKGHSAKAAKSAAATTTREVVPSWLQPFTMPPNTRFTRTPDYLLRQPPAAAPAPVPAEPQAPATAATEPAAPPRPSQTPVLRVPPRKPPLGAVPKALIAAHARRALAAQPTPAEAPEAAPTAPSPEPALVEARAPLPPEPATAAPARAFSGLPGWSLDDTLVAANDAMRTPRFLDDAFEDDGEGEEAYPHVLAADDEGEEIEAYEAFEEEFFEEEILEAEAFEDDVFEDEPFAGGPLVDELPGAGTLIAAASDNITPASAPRPVTLGGFEGYAATPLDVSFSWPVFGLVPVSVAPAPQPVAAPAPVVPAPVVAAPVTAAPVAAAPVSTPRPAPAAARPVAPPRPVRAETDEYELPPLDLLTEPPQNEPDYELSEEFLDRNSVKLQQVLHDFGVRGEIIDANPGPVVTLYELEPAPGIKSSRVIGLSADIARSMSAISARVAVVEGRNVIGIELPNQRRETVWLREMLASHEFEAAKAKLGIGLGKTIGGEAVIVDLARMPHLLVAGTTGSGKSVAINTMILSLLYRHKPENCRLIMIDPKMLELSVYEGIPHLLTPVVTDPKKAIVALKWAVREMEDRYRKMSRLGVRNIDGFNARVAEAAAKGEIITRTVQKGFDKETGELLEEEEIMDLAPLPYIVIVVDEMADLMMVAGKDIEGAIQRLAQMARAAGIHLIMATQRPSVDVITGTIKANFPTRISFQVTSKIDSRTILGEMGAEQLLGQGDMLYMAGGGRISRVHGPFVSDREVERVVEHLKAQARPEYLDEVTAEDEEEPAAEDGAVFDKSAMGAEDAGDLYDQAVSVVLRDRKASTSYIQRRLQIGYNRAASIMERMENESIVGPANHAGKREILKDSR
- a CDS encoding GNAT family N-acetyltransferase; protein product: MSINGEIPVRDNRAADRFEIEQDGHVAFAQYVLAPDHIIFTHTEVPAELGGRGIATRLVEAGLASARKNGLSVIPRCSVFGRYVMKHPETHDLLAPEIRATLGLPV